A window of Zingiber officinale cultivar Zhangliang chromosome 5A, Zo_v1.1, whole genome shotgun sequence contains these coding sequences:
- the LOC121983312 gene encoding protein indeterminate-domain 7-like, with the protein MFLSATMSNSTSISEEASVSCETKVLYDRFSLSSLLTSQQQNQQLPPPKAKKKRNQPGNPDPDAEVVALSPKTLMATNRFICEICNKGFQRDQNLQLHRRGHNLPWKLRQRGSKEGTTRKRVYVCPDPSCVHHHPSRALGDLTGIKKHFSRKHGEKKWKCDKCSKRYAVHSDWKAHVKACGTREYRCDCGTLFARKDSFITHRAFCDALAEESSRLMAASAAATTFPPLHHPHHFLASSSSYWDPFSASNHNFIVNPTPDCTQLGSGNLELKPELNFPNSLLHHLPPTGTASSPHLSATELLQRATAMGSINIRNALSGLAYSPGATGGIYDDLTMWQKAGDRWTRDFLGVAAGEAPGNELLMDLVTASPVRDQSKQISMLPPVTGTWN; encoded by the exons ATGTTCTTATCAGCAACAATGTCGAATTCCACCTCCATCTCCGAAGAAGCGAGTGTTTCCTGTGAGACCAAAGTGCTCTATGACCGCTTCAGCTTGAGCTCTTTGCTTACATCCCAACAGCAAAACCAGCAATTGCCACCGCCGAAggccaagaagaagagaaatCAACCAGGGAATCCAG ACCCAGACGCTGAAGTCGTGGCCTTGTCACCAAAAACACTGATGGCCACCAATAGGTTCATTTGTGAGATATGTAACAAGGGTTTCCAAAGGGATCAGAACCTGCAGCTGCACAGGAGGGGACACAACCTGCCTTGGAAGCTGAGGCAGAGAGGCAGCAAGGAAGGAACTACAAGGAAGAGGGTGTACGTGTGCCCAGACCCGTCCTGTGTGCATCACCATCCTTCTAGGGCTCTCGGAGACCTTACAGGGATCAAGAAGCACTTCTCCAGGAAACACGGAGAGAAGAAGTGGAAATGCGACAAGTGCTCAAAGAGATACGCCGTGCACTCCGATTGGAAAGCCCATGTGAAGGCGTGTGGAACAAGGGAGTACAGATGCGACTGCGGCACTCTCTTCGCAAG GAAGGATAGCTTCATCACGCACCGGGCCTTCTGCGACGCCTTAGCTGAAGAAAGTTCACGACTCATGGCCGCCTCCGCCGCCGCAACCACATTCCCTCCACTTCACCACCCTCATCATTTCCTCGCCTCCTCTTCCTCCTACTGGGATCCCTTCTCAGCTTCTAACCATAACTTCATAGTTAACCCCACCCCAGACTGCACTCAGTTAGGATCAGGTAACTTGGAGCTCAAGCCTGAACTTAActttcccaattctctcctccaCCACCTTCCCCCCACCGGAACCGCCTCATCACCTCATCTCTCTGCCACTGAGCTACTCCAGAGGGCCACAGCTATGGGTTCTATAAATATCAGAAACGCCTTAAGTGGCCTGGCTTACAGTCCGGGTGCAACCGGCGGCATTTACGACGACCTCACGATGTGGCAAAAAGCCGGCGATCGTTGGACCAGGGACTTCCTCGGTGTAGCAGCCGGAGAGGCTCCCGGAAATGAATTACTAATGGATTTGGTGACTGCTTCGCCGGTGAGGGACCAGAGCAAGCAAATCTCCATGTTGCCCCCGGTGACCGGGACATGGAACTGA